The Acanthopagrus latus isolate v.2019 chromosome 1, fAcaLat1.1, whole genome shotgun sequence genomic interval GTAATGCTGTGATTGTGCTCTGCAGCaatgtgatcacacacacacaaaaaacgcAAGGGTTTTTGGAAAAAGTGAGAAACATCCTAGAAGAGAAGAATGTCCATTATCTGATGgggaaaaaatgctgcaaaagtCTCTTGCACGTCTGGATAAAATAATTACATGCAGAGTGGAGAGCGAAAAGGGATACCATGTGATGTGGCAAGACCACAGTGGATGAGAGGGAGCCTCCTGAACATCTGATATATGACAGCTGCCaatgctgactgtgtgtgtgcagatgttgttAGTTAAATGCCACCACAAAGATGTCAAGGCACGAGGGGAATTAAAGACTCAGAAAAAAGAGATTTAACAGTCGCTCACCAAGGTCGGATAAACTGTGGCAACATAGCAGCAACCTCCTGAGGACACACGTAGCCCAGTCGACCGATGGTAATGGCTGGAGAAGGGCAGACAGGATACAGGACTTCTgttagaacagtgtgtgtgcaggatcaTGATGCTAACTGGGCTATTTTCTCCCATGTGAGTGACTAAATGATCTTGCTGCTGATTTTCAACTGTCACTCCTAAAATACGATGACAAAAATCTGTCTAAAGCCAAGTATCATAAAGTATGTGTGGGTAGTCAGGATACCTGTGTTCTCCAGCAGGGTCTTGGGAGTGTTGGGCCGATTAATAATCTCAACCAGCTGGTTCAGGACCATAGCGATGTACGGCTGCATCTCCACTCCTGTTGAGAAGCGAGTTtaagtcagacacacacatcaagaCATCTCATATTCAATGGCACCAGCACTTCACAGCATCGCGTATAAGTACATTTGCCAAACTCACCCATCTGCATACAAATCTCTCCTATGGCCCATGTAGCATTGTTGCACACAGAGATGAACTCTGGGTTAAGATTTGTCCCGAGGATAGGCATGAAttcagctgcaaaacaaacacgtaagaaaaaaaatgttatcacacTGAGCTAAGTTCACACGTCAAGATTTTAGCCCCGATCGCAGACAAAGATCAGAGACAGAGCAGGCACGCTGTGCAAATGTGATCCAGGCGCTTGGGAGCATTTCACCGACAGACAGGCTGGATATCTTGCTGAGTCAGAGACGGGTCGGGGAGCCAGGCATGAGCTACAGCCAATGTGTGCACTCCTCTCATTTCTCCCTTTGCTGTCATCCAATTTAcaatttagggcatttagcagacgcttttgtccagaGTGTCTTacaataattcatacatttatacacCGATGGCGGCGGCTGCCACGCAAGGTGCggaccagcacatcaggagcagtttcgggttcagtatcttgcccaaggacactttaacaTGCAGACCAGCGGAaacaaaccagtgaccttccgataacaagacgctggctctacctcTGAGCAGCATACAGCTCAATAATAGCTTATAGTTTCAATCAGAAGGCATACACACAAGCTGTTTAGTATTTGTaattgtgttgttcttcctGAACCGCAACACCAGCAGgcagtttcacattttcaacGCAAAAAACACTCCTTGCTGTGTGCATATCTGATTCCGTCCTCTCACCCatattcttttctttgcttccttGTTTTACCACATCATTcctgtgtcacatttcacatgTACATCTTGTTATGTGTGACCCCCGGTTGCTGATCAGTCATGTACTGTGCAAGGCGAAATGACTATAAGGCAGAAAGTTGTGTAGTGTGAACAACACAGCGATCTGACAACTTTGAGAACTGTGCAGTGTGGCCAAGGcatgagatgtgtgtgtgtgtgtgtgtgtgtgtgtgtgtgtgtgtgtgtgtgtgtgtgtgtgtgtgtgtgtgtgtgtgccaaagAGACAATGAGATAATTACCAATACATGGTTTGACATGAGGGAAGCAGGCCTTAGTCAAGTCACCCAGAAGTGCAAATGAACTCTGTCTTACTTCAGGCATCGTATCCTGggacaagagacagagaagcaAAGAAAGAATGTGAACACACACCGTCAGCAGACCTCGAGGTTTAGCCAGTGTAACAACTAAAAGCTCACTGTGGCTCTTCTCGTGTCTGGCAAgaagtttgataaaaaaaaatattcagctcaCTAAAAGCATTGATGAATgacttgatttgttttgctgACGCAGCTTGTAGTGATCATTGGCAGCCAGCactaaaacatttgattaataCTGTGcacttcctgcagctgcttctcaACAATAGCCACCAACAAATTCAATGAGAAGCAGCATGTTAGGGAGAAGTTCAGTTTGCATAAGCAGTGACAAATACAGCTGTAGGGTGGTTGTGGCTGGAAAGGGAGACCTCTGTATATGAGTTACATCACAAACACTCAAGTAGATGCATAGTTTGGCTTCCATACAGCCTTAAAATTCAAGCAATTCAAGATACCAAAACCAGTTTATTTTTACCAGCTGTTCATATTAACAATTATTATATGTTTTGATCATGGTTAATTAATGCTCAACTCCAGGGGACAAAGTACAATCTCTAGTCGTTTTCTGTGAATTGTGCAGGCAATTTAAATCCAGCAAGGTATGGTGGACTCTGCCAATGACAGTGCGAggtaacaacaaaatgtaaacacactgacgcGCACACACGGGCTCTCCTCACCTGCATGCACTGGAAAAGTAGAGTCATGATATTACTGCGGGCCACAAGCGTGTCCACGTGGCCCCCGAGACCCTCAGCTAAGCCACTTAAAAGATCCAGAGCCACGATCATGAAGTCCTTGTCAGGCGCTTCATATTGgtctggctgctggctgtacatctgagacacacagaagagaagatggagagaataCGTCAAAAGTGGTGCCATGCCATCGACTGTCATTTATAGGTAAAGCAGCAGACACATAAACTGCCTCTGTGGACAATTGCGTGGAACTCACCATGGCCTGAGCCAGTGTCTTCTGGACCAGTGTGACACATCGCTGGTAGACGGGCTCACAGTACGGGAGGAAGCCGCTCTGCAGTGCCGTGGCAACGGACGATAGACACTCAAGCAGAGGGAAGAGGTCTTTGTCTTCATCCTTCAGCTCGTTCCACTTGGCGATCAGCGGAGGCATCAGCTTCTGGATGTACTCCTAAAAAGTGTGAAGcctgtgattcattcattcctttACCACAATTTCAGTGTTGCGCACATACCAAAGGTGTGTGAATGTTTCGCTCACAGGCTGGTTGAGATGGTGCCCCACGGAGTCGGCCAGCGTTCCGATAGCATCGTAGAGGATGAGCAGGTTCTTGTGCTGGTATTTCCCAAAAGCAAAAACCAGGGTGTCCAGGATGAAGCTCAGGTAAGGCACCAGCTCTGTacacgcctcctcctccagggtgGCAAACGCACTGCAGAATAAGCAAAATTGGTTAGAGGGTTTCATGAATTAAAACAGATAAACATAGGAGAGAGGAACATACGGAGAGAGGAACAGCTGTACCTGCATGCTGCTTCCTGTACCCTCTTATTGCCATCCAGGATACGTTTGAGCAGCTCAGTCATGAGTGGCTTGAGGTGAGCATCCGGGGGCTGGCTGACCACCCAGTGAGCGTATCGGCTAAGGGTCCAGCAGGCGATGGAGCGGACCAGAGCCTTCttgtcacacaaacactggattAGGTGAGGGATGAGCTCAGGCAAGTAAGGTACCATACCTTGCATACAGcctggggggagaaaaaaggttttacaCATCTTGGAAGGAAAGGtgcaacattttgggaaatgtgtttatttaaaaaaccaCCACGGTCAGCTGGTTAGTTTAAGGTAGCAGAAGGACTGGAAATGGGGCGAAACTGCCAGTCTGATTCTGTCCAAAAGGCTAAAAAATCAACCTACAGCAACTATAAAGCTGTTTGTTCCTTATCTCTGgcaataaaaataagaatatttaGTGAGTGCATAGTCTCACCCTCAGCGATAGCCCCAAGCACTAGGATGCCAGACTCCTTGATGACCCAGTCAGGGTGGAAAAGCAGGCCTTTGAGCAGGGGCAGAAGATGGGGGAGCAACTCCTCGCGAAACACATTGGCAAGAACgtccagagctgcagctgaacactTCCCTGGAGGGGGAAACCACAATCATggttaaacatttgaaaactgtAATAATAGACATTGTTATTATGTTTGGGAAGATGTTAAAAGTCCAGGAATGCACTTAAAGAGGTGCATATCTGTCTGTAACTCACGCAGGTTCCAGTCAGACAACGTATCATCATCGTCGTCCTCGTCATCATCGatgtcctccccctcctcgcCCTCCCCTCCTTCGTGCTGCAGAGTGACGGTGCGGGACTTGTGGAAGCGGGGCTTGATGTCTTGCTCGCTGTCGGGAACGGCTTCATCCTCTTCAACGTCGCCCTGgaggacaacagagagaaaggtgAATGCAAAGCAGACACAGGTAAAAAGGTGGAGACAAGAAGAGAAGCAGGGTGTCTGCATGAGGAACAAgtgatttatttaaaggggagggggggctcaCCTTTAGAAGAATAATGTCAATCTCAGAGTATTTCATCCCATTTACCAGGATAGGTATCAGTctgaaaaaagagacagacaacCACGTTACTACACAGATTAAATTTATACAAAACTCGACTTTCACTTCCTTGTCATAAACCTAACCCTGTTACTTACTGGACCAAGTGGCCAGACAGGGCCTCTTTACAGATGGGCTGCTCAGCCAGAGTCAGCCAGAACTCACAGGCCTCCAGAGCCACATTCTCGTCTGGGTCCTGGGTCCGCTGCAGCATGTACTGGTGACAGACAACAAGAGGAGGCAGTgatgaggcagagggaggaggaagggaaaatCACACCGGTTTTCTTTGGAAAGCGGTGTGTAAGATCGAGTCCAACCCTCACCTGGATGATGCTGTGCATGTGCGGGATGAGGCGGTCGATGCGCACTTCCAGCAGCATGACCAGAGCTCGGCACACGTTCTTCCGCACTTCGCTGTCCTCGTCGCCAGCCAGCGCAAACAGACTCTGGGTACCAAAGACGCCAGGAGAGGAGAGTTAACAGAAGCAAACTCTGTTTGACATGCACTTCAATTGGCTGTGACACATTCACATATTGACAGGGACCTGAAGAGGGTTCCAGTTAACCTCTTTTACATTATAGTAGGGCTGtcccaaaaatgtttaaactgagAGATGGGTGTAGTTTCAGACTTCTTAAACCCCATAGAGGAGCTTCATTTCTTGCTCTCTTTATCAGTATTTAGacttgttttctgtgcagccGCTGCAATGTCTCCTTCCTTCGAATACTGATTTGGAGGTCCATTACCATGGCAACGGCAGAAGCTTAGAAGATGGCTCAGCCTGACTTTAAAAGACAACTTCCTGCATTGCAGATACCAAATATGGCACAGAGGTAGCAAACAGCCAGATAAAGTGATTCAGTACGGACAAAAATATGTTCAACGTAAACACAAAACTCAAACTGACGTCATTACACATTCCACCTCTGAGAAGCATTAAAGGTGAACCCtgtgacatttcaacaaaattaCATGTGAGAAAGGAAGGTTTGAAAACAATggaaatgacaacagaaacataatCCCATAGTGCTCACCTCGATAAAGGTGTCAATGTTATCCATTAGAGCTTGAGCTCGACCGATGATGAACTGGTTCACACACGCTATAGCATGggacctgagagagagacaaacgACTTGGATCTATGATGATGGTTTAAACAGAGAAAGTCAAGGTGGCAAAGCTCGGGAGGACAGATAAAGTGTATGTAGATCAGGAAAGTTAAGAGTCAGAAAGCACAGGACCGGCGTTTCACTGACCTGATCTTTGGGCTGCAGTGCTTGAAAAACTGCAGGAATTTGGGGATCATGATGTTGAGAGGTCTGTTCAGGGCATCACTGTCCAGCAGCTCTGATGAATCCTCGCAGATCTTCTGCAAAGCTCCAAATGAACCctgaaaaggcagagagagaagtcATTGAAGAAAGCATGTTaaagacaaaaccaaaagacagaaatctgatcgtcacattaacattaaaaatgtaatctgtgtgtCCAGGCGGCCGAGTCTGACCTCGCAGGTGTTATAGTCCTCGGAGTTGAGCAGATTACAGAGCTGAGGCAACAGTTCGGGCCAGGTCTGCAGCTCTCCCTTAGAGGCTATAGTCGTGATCAGGATACCTTtatgacagagaagaaaaaatgtagTTAAAGATAAGTTCGGCCTTGACATTTAGGACTAACTACAAAGTGAACTCGTCATTGCATccaatcatttaaaaacatctgaaaaacactgcactGGCTCCCACGCAGCCACATTACCTGCAAAAATTCGCCCACCTACATACTGTAGTAGTCTGACTCACACTGGCTAGAAACTACAACCAACActttgctctctctttctccatccactctcgctcgctcgctcaaACACCCACCGATCGTAGCTCTGATAAGCGGCGATGGGTCCCCGATGTTGTTGAGGCATTCTCGTTTGATGAAGTCAGCCACGTTGGGAGGGAAGTTCTGGTAGTGGGCCTTAACATTGTTCTTCAGTATCAGACCGCTGAGAGAGCGAGTGGGCTCGTCTTGAGAGggaaaggcagcagagaggcagagcgtaaatacatttcaaaaactggAAAGAAAAGATCAGACGCAGAAACACTCGCAGGGGACAAGCAAAGTTAGGGCGGCTCTTCAGTATGTGAGAAAAGGCTGCTCCATTGTAGGCATCCTTACTTTCAATATGCACGTACGTACCCTCGGATTTGAGGCTTGTGAGGACAAAGATGAGATAGTTGTTGAAATCTGGAAACTGGTTGAGTTGCTCCAGTTTCTGCAGGCTCTGTTAAGGAGAGCAACCGTCCCTGCAGCAAGGcaaaaaaaactcacacatCCCTCCTATACCTCGAGTTGCTGTTTGAGATTCGAATTAATACACAATCACAATCAATTGCAAGCCGAGCACCACAACACACCCAGTCAGCTTTTTGTTGTCATCGGCTTTGGCACACAGGCTCTGGTGGCAGAAGCGTCATCTCACAcctttgtctctcgctctcattATCTCTCATCACACGCTCACACGTTCACATGCACATATTAAAGGATACTTCTTGCACAgctctctgtgttgctgtgtctgGGGACTGGGAGTCCTTGAGTAGCTGAAGCACTTGCTGCAGACCCTGTTCATCTGGCTGCCACTCCAtcctacaacacacacaaacacacacacacattacctGTTTATGAAGAGTGCACCGCACATAGCTCACGGCCCCAGCTGGGACGTTACAAGTCAAATCACGTAGTGTTAACGTTAGCTACGCAGTAACGAATACAGACGTGGCTAACAAACAAAACGAGCTAATAGCAGCAAAACGTCAAACCCTACCGGTAACCTCATAATAGGCTACTTcagtcttatttatttttttttacattaattctaaatatttttatttgtaacGTTAGAAAAATCACTGCCGTGGACGCTTTCATGTCTGTGAGCATCCTCCATCTCTGGCTCGCTGTTAAGTCACATGAAACCCGAGAGTGACCTTCACTAAGTTATAGTTACACGACCAAGTAGCCGCACAAACTATCAACTGCGATCTAACCAGCCTCTCTTCACGTAAGGCCCGGACTGCACAGGCGCAAACGTCTGGCTCATTCAAGATAGCGAGCTAGCTTAGCGTCGCTATGATACATAACACATAGTTACAACGtccacacaggaaacagctgcaAAACGCCGCCACACGCCAACCCACTGGACGCCGCGTTGCGCTGTCAAAGTGGTGTTTTCAATCGAAGCAACAAAGGCGGCGCAAACGGAGCGTGATAATAGTCATAACAGAGCAGTCGCACATCAACCCCGGTAGCTACCAGTAGCATGACTAGCTAGCATCATATTGAAAGTACCGCGAAAGGTGTTACCTGGTCACTCCGGTGTGGTAGATCTATATTTCTATAGACAACAGTGCGGCTACGCTATAACAACtaacattaaatcaaatcagaCTGCGATCTGCGTCGCTGAATGTGAACTTCGGCTCTCAGTGGATCTGTATGGTCGCTGTGCTAGCTGGTATGTGACAGAGATTGCATGCCTTGCAACCAAGCCGGCTGATCCGTTTGATCATGCTCGGCTTCCGTACTGGACTCACCGTCGGGCAGGGTTAGCGTTTAGAGCCGAGCCACTGAGTTTACAAACAGTTTATGTATCAGTGTTTGCTGGTGTCCTAACGTTGCGTTAATTCATGTTAATGCATCACATACCTCTATTTACTAGACATACGCTGAAGAGATGTTATGCAGTATGCATCACATTGTGTTGCGTTTCACTTCTGACCACCAGATGGCGTCAGCTTTACATTATCAGATCATATAGCTATACATCATAGAGCTGACTGAAGTGATACAGGGCGTGGGCACAGTATGTACACCAGTACATCTGTAACTAGCATTGTGAAACTTCAAGTACTTTTTATCACAGTGTGTCATAAAATGGCTGTCAAGTTTCATTTTTGAAAGGAGGATGAACACATTCCCATGAGCACACTGAAACCAACAACCAAGGTCCAACATTAAAGGCTTCACAGAGCCATTATGTTGCAGGTCTGTGGTACAAGATTTCAGTgctttgtaaatgtgtttacataCGGCGCGTTATTCACACCACACTGTGTTGTGCTTTCGTAGTCCCCACCACTTCCTTTGATTTCAAAATCCTCGTCAAAACTCAGTTTCGGAAACAAGGCTTTGGAAAAGTGGAAGTGTTCTAACAGCATGAAACATCATTTTAGTGTTTGGGGGTTGTTTTGAAAGAGGAACAGACACTTTCGTAAGTACACAAAGCTTTATTAAACATATAGATCAAGTTCTgataacacagaaacatttccatATCAATAGTAGACACATGAACAGTGAGTTGAATGTGGACTTTTAAGAACGCTAACCACATAGGAAAAGTAGTGGGGGTTAGAGCTCTGCATTACTGACaagatatatatgtgtatgatttaaaaaaaaaaaaacaagtttcagcACAGAGAACTGATTTCACTTTTGCTACAGCCCCACTTGCAGCAGGCGTTGGACAGCCCGACCACTACATCCCGTCCTTTCCTGTCTGCACTCCGTAGagcctccagcacctcctctgaGATTGGCGAGCGAGCTGAGCGGCTGAATCCGGCTGCCACAGATGCCACATTCGATGCTTGATCTCTCCATGCTTGGGACTCTGCCGGATCCTGCTCGCTGGTAAGTTGAGGGATGGGATTTGTGTTCCATGGGTCAAAGGCGTCCTCTCCAGTAAGAGCTGCTAAAAAGCGAGGGTAAGTCTTTCAATACTACAGTTTGACTGTTTTCTAGAAAAATGTGGCACATCCTTAGtttcacacacatatgctcTTACCTGAGTCTCCCAAGCTTCTCCTCCAGCGAGAACCCCCACAGGTAAAGATGACAGCTCGTATGAATTCTCTTCCGCACAGTTTCACACCATAGAAAGAGGGGTGGCCTTCATTGGACCGTACCCTGTCCACCAATGCCACCAGCAAGCCTAGGGTCAAGAGTGCTGCCTTCCACATGGTCAAAGTGATCGGATGCTGTAGATGTCTCAAAGGCTGAAAACTGCTTGAGGCGCCTGTGCGACTTCTGTTTCTATCTGGACAGCCTCAAACCTTATATAGGCCTCAGCATCTCAGAGAAGGACCTCAACTCACTGGCACTCTTCGTCATCCCCAGAGATAAGACCGAAGACCTTTAGGGGCAACAATGCAGATAGAGAAAAAGAATGATTGCGATTAAGTGGCGAATGATGCCAGAGGTGATGCCAACAGAGCTCTTGGCTATCTAATCACCTGTGACCTTTTGTTGGCCTTTCTGTCCCTTGCATCACCTGCGTTGCGCTGTGTCACCAGCACAATCTCTGCCTCATTGTCTGCTCTTCCGTGCATTGGACGGAGATCATTATCCATTCATGTGGAGGATATCTAGGGTCAATGGCATAGGTTATATTTCAACAGACATGAAGCAGGGGGTAAGGGGCTCCTCCCCCCAAAACCATCAATCACTATATTTCCTGCAGTCCGGTGAATTTTCATATGCCAACCTGTACCTGTTTAGCAACAAATTGTGGTGGACTTGTCTTAATGAAAAGACCAGAAATACAGGTGACAATTCAAAATACTGTAAATTGGAATATAATGTAGTAGCTCGCAGGCAGTCTGTattgttttcaaatatttattatCCTGTATATCAACTTTTGACTTAACCTTATGATGCCGTATAAATTATATAGTTAAATGTAATTACTATCAAGCTGAATGTAACATTCAATCGATGACATTCAAATGTCTATCATAGCAAATCACGTGCTGCCGGGTTGCTGTTTATCTCAGTTGGTACAGCaagcgtcccatgtacagaggctttgtccttgctgcagcggCCCCGGGTTAAAGTCCAGGCCTAGGGCcttttgctgtgtgtcactacccctctctctcaacctgtttcctgtaatttcttcagctgttctgtcaataaagccaaaagaccaaaaaatttacttaaaaaaaaaataaaaatcacatgctgccattttttttatgGGATGGCTGCTGCGTAGCCATTGCTAAACTAACTAACTAGCTAGCAAGCTTTAATTTGGGGCATCTACACACTACATATATCATCAGTTTGTATCAGATAGTCTTTCAATGCAACGTGTAAACAGTAATTTTGTTGTTCCTTTTTGTACATGCAATATCTATTTCATGTCCgtctgtcctgggagaggggTCCCTCTTCTGTGGCTCCTCATGAGTTTCCTTCAGTCCCCCattaaaaggttttattttcatcaacatggcaagtttttcctcactcgaatgGAGGGTCTGGGGCCAGTCAatgtcattcactgtacagtttgtaaaGCCCATTGTGGCAATGCGATTGTGATTATGGGctatataaacaaaatggatTGATTGATGTTAGGCAACATTACCTTAACATTAATCAGCAAAGTAGCAAGCAATATTTCGTTGAAAAAACATTACTTTGTAGCTCATTAGCTAGCCATTACAATGCCCCGACTTGATACTTTTTTGACAAAAATGGCCTACTTCtgttacttttatgttttatttggtGAGGGAGGGATGAATACTTATGTCCAGAATATTGAGGAGGATGTGTCCCCtgaacacccccccccccccccagaaatCTACGCCCATGACTTCGATGTTCACAACGTGTGACACACACGTAGATACACACTGCAGAGAAATTTCAACTGGTGATACTGCTGCGACGCAAATCAATGAATTGCTGAATGTTGTGAGCATATAGAAGAAGCAGAGATAAGAGGCGGTTGCAACATTTTATGAGACATGAATAAAGTGAAGGACATCCCACGGGCTTCCATCTATCTGCTTGACATTCTGAGCTATCAGAAAAGTAACAGAAGAAGTGGTCATTTGACGTCGGGCTCTGGTGAAGGTGACAGACACGGCCTGTCTACCAATCGACGAGCTTTCGTTTCACACGACGCTGCAACCTCCTCCCAAGCAAGCCAATCAGCATTTAGTGTAGGGCGGGGCGATGACGAGAGGGTAGCAACAGTTGCCCCGGTGAAGGCATGAAGGCGCCATAGTCACGGTAGTCCTGGCGACAAGAACCAAGCAACGGGAGTCAACAATAACAACGtaaatctaaagaaaaaacTTGAACGACTTAAAAAGGACAATACTGGGATAAACTAGAGGtgaaaaagtcaaatatatAAGAATTTATCATTTGATTTTGCCTTAATTATTTACGTGTGCTTCTTGTTTGTACAGTCGTTGAAAGTGGTCGCGTGTGTCGATGATGATGAAAGTGGTCGCGAGGTTCTTTCCTAATGTTGTTATGGCGATGTCAGATCTTTGATAAGAGCACAAGATGGCGGCTGTGTTGTAGTGCCAATCGTACTTTCTTTGCTAATTTGTCAGAATCTTCAGGCTGTCTCTTGCGGTTTCGATTACTGTGCAGTCGTAGTGAGACGCCACTGGTGGCGTGGCTATACATTTTTCGACTGTCTGACATTAAGTAACAAGCAACTGGCTAGCTCGCTCTAACGTCACAACCCAACGTGAGCGGCTGCTAGCTGTGGAAGCTAAACGCTCGCTTTCTTAACTCACTTTTCAAGCGAGCTATCCAGAAAAAATAGAGGCGGAGAAGAAGACGAATGTGTTCACGCCACTGAATAGTTTATGAGTACTAACTTGAATGCTGGGATATGATTTCAAAGTGTTTCGCAATCTTTTTGTGACTTTGAAAAAGTTTTTGGGCTGACATTGCAATCAGGTCACTCCCGTGGACACGGTGTGCAGCGGATGATCATCTGATTGTCTTGTTTGCTATGTTGGTTCACGCAGGAGTGGCTTATCATCCAGTGGGATGGCTTAACGTCCCGACTGACAGTGGGTCCAGTGGTTAATATGAGTATATTTACAGATCGTAATATCTCGGAatgtccagggtccttctcttCTCGTTTGTCATTAGTCAagttttttgtccttttttttttccatctcactCGAAACACCATGTCAGTCAGTAAACCTTATTTTGGATAATGAATCCATTGCTGTATTTATGGTGCCTAAGATCGCATCGTGCCTCATACTGAACCAAACAGGAAATCTCTAGACTACTGCCTAGCCTCAGACAAAAACCCTACTTCCTCCTCTGGTGTGTGTtccacacac includes:
- the LOC119018022 gene encoding transportin-2 isoform X2, which produces MEWQPDEQGLQQVLQLLKDSQSPDTATQRAVQEKLEQLNQFPDFNNYLIFVLTSLKSEDEPTRSLSGLILKNNVKAHYQNFPPNVADFIKRECLNNIGDPSPLIRATIGILITTIASKGELQTWPELLPQLCNLLNSEDYNTCEGSFGALQKICEDSSELLDSDALNRPLNIMIPKFLQFFKHCSPKIRSHAIACVNQFIIGRAQALMDNIDTFIESLFALAGDEDSEVRKNVCRALVMLLEVRIDRLIPHMHSIIQYMLQRTQDPDENVALEACEFWLTLAEQPICKEALSGHLVQLIPILVNGMKYSEIDIILLKGDVEEDEAVPDSEQDIKPRFHKSRTVTLQHEGGEGEEGEDIDDDEDDDDDTLSDWNLRKCSAAALDVLANVFREELLPHLLPLLKGLLFHPDWVIKESGILVLGAIAEGCMQGMVPYLPELIPHLIQCLCDKKALVRSIACWTLSRYAHWVVSQPPDAHLKPLMTELLKRILDGNKRVQEAACSAFATLEEEACTELVPYLSFILDTLVFAFGKYQHKNLLILYDAIGTLADSVGHHLNQPEYIQKLMPPLIAKWNELKDEDKDLFPLLECLSSVATALQSGFLPYCEPVYQRCVTLVQKTLAQAMMYSQQPDQYEAPDKDFMIVALDLLSGLAEGLGGHVDTLVARSNIMTLLFQCMQSQDTMPEVRQSSFALLGDLTKACFPHVKPCIAEFMPILGTNLNPEFISVCNNATWAIGEICMQMGVEMQPYIAMVLNQLVEIINRPNTPKTLLENTAITIGRLGYVCPQEVAAMLPQFIRPWCTSLRNIRDNEEKDSAFRGICMMIGVNPGGVVQDFIFFCDAVASWVNPKDDLRDMFYKILHGFKEQVGEENWQQFSEQFPPLLKERLAACYGV
- the LOC119018022 gene encoding transportin-2 isoform X1, which produces MEWQPDEQGLQQVLQLLKDSQSPDTATQRAVQEKLEQLNQFPDFNNYLIFVLTSLKSEDEPTRSLSGLILKNNVKAHYQNFPPNVADFIKRECLNNIGDPSPLIRATIGILITTIASKGELQTWPELLPQLCNLLNSEDYNTCEGSFGALQKICEDSSELLDSDALNRPLNIMIPKFLQFFKHCSPKIRSHAIACVNQFIIGRAQALMDNIDTFIESLFALAGDEDSEVRKNVCRALVMLLEVRIDRLIPHMHSIIQYMLQRTQDPDENVALEACEFWLTLAEQPICKEALSGHLVQLIPILVNGMKYSEIDIILLKGDVEEDEAVPDSEQDIKPRFHKSRTVTLQHEGGEGEEGEDIDDDEDDDDDTLSDWNLRKCSAAALDVLANVFREELLPHLLPLLKGLLFHPDWVIKESGILVLGAIAEGCMQGMVPYLPELIPHLIQCLCDKKALVRSIACWTLSRYAHWVVSQPPDAHLKPLMTELLKRILDGNKRVQEAACSAFATLEEEACTELVPYLSFILDTLVFAFGKYQHKNLLILYDAIGTLADSVGHHLNQPEYIQKLMPPLIAKWNELKDEDKDLFPLLECLSSVATALQSGFLPYCEPVYQRCVTLVQKTLAQAMMYSQQPDQYEAPDKDFMIVALDLLSGLAEGLGGHVDTLVARSNIMTLLFQCMQDTMPEVRQSSFALLGDLTKACFPHVKPCIAEFMPILGTNLNPEFISVCNNATWAIGEICMQMGVEMQPYIAMVLNQLVEIINRPNTPKTLLENTAITIGRLGYVCPQEVAAMLPQFIRPWCTSLRNIRDNEEKDSAFRGICMMIGVNPGGVVQDFIFFCDAVASWVNPKDDLRDMFYKILHGFKEQVGEENWQQFSEQFPPLLKERLAACYGV
- the rln3b gene encoding relaxin-3b isoform X1 gives rise to the protein MWKAALLTLGLLVALVDRVRSNEGHPSFYGVKLCGREFIRAVIFTCGGSRWRRSLGDSAALTGEDAFDPWNTNPIPQLTSEQDPAESQAWRDQASNVASVAAGFSRSARSPISEEVLEALRSADRKGRDVVVGLSNACCKWGCSKSEISSLC
- the rln3b gene encoding relaxin-3b isoform X2, with protein sequence MWKAALLTLGLLVALVDRVRSNEGHPSFYGVKLCGREFIRAVIFTCGGSRWRRSLGDSALTGEDAFDPWNTNPIPQLTSEQDPAESQAWRDQASNVASVAAGFSRSARSPISEEVLEALRSADRKGRDVVVGLSNACCKWGCSKSEISSLC